One genomic segment of Hordeum vulgare subsp. vulgare chromosome 2H, MorexV3_pseudomolecules_assembly, whole genome shotgun sequence includes these proteins:
- the LOC123429494 gene encoding zinc finger CCCH domain-containing protein 23-like gives MELDMYNMVVQANGSVTYQLTDPTTWGAWAHEGHRLWASMSEDFWLYEYKVRRCPQPYSHDWTACPYAHKGERARRRDPRRFSYAAVSCPEYRANAHAHAQLGLAGAGHPPPTCARGLRCRYAHGVFELWLHPSRFRTRPCEAGTRCQRRICFFAHFPHEFRGEDHVAAIAAMPRTPSSTFAVLRTPPRILQRAPSNPATTHPAPPLFDDITLRATPNRLRMLSLHSAITGDDVFSSPTATAAAVVTAATTMPTLRVSLPAYENKDDDKSVHYADDEDSLLNDYPHRDLIMDFMR, from the coding sequence ATGGAACTGGACATGTATAACATGGTGGTGCAGGCGAATGGCAGCGTCACGTACCAGCTGACCGACCCGACGACGTGGGGCGCGTGGGCGCACGAGGGGCACCGGCTGTGGGCGTCCATGTCGGAGGACTTCTGGCTGTACGAGTACAAGGTGCGGCGGTGCCCGCAGCCGTACAGCCACGACTGGACGGCGTGCCCCTACGCGCACAAGGGCGAGCGCGCACGGCGCCGCGACCCGCGCCGCTTCAGCTACGCCGCCGTCTCCTGCCCGGAGTACCGCGCCAACGCGCACGCGCACGCGCAGCTCGGGCTCGCCGGCGCCGGGCACCCGCCGCCGACCTGCGCGCGCGGGCTCAGGTGCCGCTACGCGCACGGCGTCTTCGAGCTGTGGTTGCACCCGTCCCGGTTCCGCACGCGCCCGTGCGAGGCCGGCACGCGCTGCCAGCGCCGGATCTGCTTCTTCGCGCACTTCCCCCACGAGTTCAGGGGCGAGGACCACGTCGCCGCCATTGCCGCCATGCCGCGGACGCCGTCCTCGACCTTCGCCGTGCTGCGGACGCCGCCCCGCATCCTCCAGCGTGCTCCATCCAATCCCGCGACGACGCATCCAGCACCGCCGTTGTTCGACGACATCACCCTGCGGGCCACTCCAAACAGGCTTCGCATGCTGAGCCTGCACTCCGCCATCACCGGGGACGATGTTTTCTCCTCCCcaaccgccaccgccgccgccgtcgtcactGCTGCGACCACCATGCCGACCCTAAGGGTGTCCTTACCGGCGTACGAGAACAAGGACGACGATAAATCTGTCCACTATGCGGACGACGAAGACTCCCTGTTGAACGACTACCCGCACCGAGATCTCATCATGGACTTTATGCGCTAG